In the genome of Pelobacter seleniigenes DSM 18267, one region contains:
- a CDS encoding ElyC/SanA/YdcF family protein produces MINHYLFLLKKFLGNLLLPLPLTLLLLLGALLFMLRRKTRWFGILLVCVATGLLFISSYAPLSHRLISNFENRVPSYSQQDLPADYIVVLGSWHQSTANQPLTSQISPDGIVRLVEGIRIYRLNPGSKLVFTGYSGTPADAVSYPAKLRELALELGVPDHDILTFEGPRDTIEEAQLLARVFPVARLVLVTSAMHMQRALGLFRGAGLDPQPAPTEHLSKPIKSWWTFPSSKTLADTEYWAHEKLGLLWARLMGQIKDSPTDN; encoded by the coding sequence ATGATCAACCACTACCTCTTCCTGCTGAAAAAGTTTCTCGGCAACCTGCTCTTGCCGCTTCCCCTCACCCTGTTGCTGCTGCTCGGCGCTCTGCTCTTCATGCTGCGGCGCAAGACCCGCTGGTTCGGCATTCTGCTGGTCTGCGTGGCAACCGGATTGCTCTTTATCAGCAGCTATGCTCCGTTGAGCCATCGCCTGATCAGCAATTTTGAAAATCGCGTCCCGAGTTATTCCCAGCAGGATCTCCCGGCCGACTATATCGTTGTTCTCGGCAGCTGGCACCAGTCCACTGCAAACCAGCCATTGACCAGCCAAATCAGTCCCGACGGCATTGTTCGACTGGTGGAAGGCATCCGCATTTATCGCCTCAACCCCGGTAGCAAACTGGTCTTTACCGGCTATAGCGGCACGCCGGCAGATGCGGTCTCCTATCCGGCCAAGCTGCGCGAGCTGGCCTTGGAACTCGGGGTCCCCGACCATGACATCCTGACCTTTGAGGGCCCGCGCGATACCATTGAAGAAGCCCAATTGCTTGCCCGGGTCTTCCCGGTGGCACGACTGGTGTTGGTGACCTCGGCCATGCACATGCAACGGGCGCTTGGCCTGTTCCGGGGTGCCGGCCTCGACCCCCAGCCGGCTCCGACCGAGCATTTGAGCAAACCGATCAAAAGCTGGTGGACCTTCCCTTCCAGCAAAACCCTGGCCGACACCGAGTACTGGGCCCATGAAAAGCTCGGCCTGCTCTGGGCCAGACTCATGGGGCAGATTAAGGACAGCCCAACCGACAACTGA
- a CDS encoding endonuclease III domain-containing protein, with translation MPELLQIYRILLKTYGQRHWWPADSPFEVVIGAFLTQNTNWRNVEKAIANLRRADALSCAALLRLSAAEVQELIRPAGFFRQKAERLQGFCHHLQTHYQDSLEAMLQQDSHHIRSELLSLKGIGPETADSILLYAGQHLSFVVDAYTRRLFSRIGILQGAEKYAEIRDLFMARLPAEVELYNEYHALIVQHCKEFCRTKPLCPACPLADLCCYPKALT, from the coding sequence ATGCCCGAGCTGCTGCAGATCTACCGAATCCTGCTGAAAACCTACGGTCAGCGCCACTGGTGGCCGGCCGATTCTCCGTTTGAGGTGGTGATCGGCGCGTTTCTGACCCAGAACACCAATTGGCGCAATGTGGAAAAAGCCATTGCCAACCTGCGCCGGGCCGACGCCCTGAGCTGTGCGGCGCTGCTGCGCCTGTCTGCCGCCGAGGTACAGGAACTGATTCGCCCGGCCGGGTTCTTTCGCCAGAAAGCCGAACGCCTGCAAGGCTTCTGTCACCATCTGCAAACCCACTACCAGGATAGCCTCGAGGCCATGCTGCAGCAGGACAGCCACCACATCCGCAGCGAACTGCTCAGCCTGAAAGGGATCGGTCCGGAAACCGCGGATTCGATCCTGCTCTATGCCGGGCAGCACCTGTCCTTTGTGGTCGATGCCTATACCAGGCGGCTGTTCAGCCGCATCGGTATTCTTCAGGGCGCGGAAAAGTATGCCGAAATCAGGGATTTGTTCATGGCCCGGCTGCCTGCCGAGGTCGAACTCTACAATGAATATCACGCCCTGATCGTGCAGCACTGCAAGGAATTCTGCCGCACCAAGCCTCTCTGTCCGGCTTGTCCTCTGGCCGATTTATGCTGTTATCCCAAAGCGTTAACTTGA
- a CDS encoding helicase C-terminal domain-containing protein, which yields MLDYFSPDSIDQIRYAIAQADGNEVFVLGQTDAERRIVQVEVLARGSESAVPAILQTCGYGDIVIHNHPSGVLKPSSADISVAAQFGALGVGFYIVNNSVDKVYRVVEAFADKDRELITPEAVGQLLGPAGMIASKLPDYEERPEQLRMAFAVSEAFNREQLAVIEAGTGTGKSLAYLVPALLWARANRERVVVSTRTINLQEQLIRKDLPFLGRSTDLEFYAVLVKGRSNYYCLRRGETAGREPGLFDQDLVEEFQQIAQWAETTADGSREDLSFIPNYQVWEEVCCEADQCARVKCAHYSRCFFHKARRQAARADILVVNHALLLSDLALRQQTDNYSATAVLPPFERIILDEAHHLEDVATSYFSSQVTRFTFARVLHRLRHPRKANQGLLPRFLDQLSKELPQTMDELYRPLHAEIESLLVKRQQLLEESLDELQGIGEWLPGALGKKVTDKFELKHRVLPEFRESHLWVELCERVERLRRGCQELADKLAGLLRLCEPLPDAVAEKLNPTMVDLGGIAGRLEGLAADLGSFQAAADTSCVWIEIREGRVGRGKGLITSLCQAPLEVADSLNKALYQRFRTLVMTSATLAVAGAFGYFHSRVGLDRVEPGRLRELALESPFDYQRQALVAIPTDLPEPGRPNFAAAVRDAVEKAVLCSQGRSFVLFTSYALLRQVHDELAPVLQAQRLHCLRQGQENRHRLLKRFAEDETSVLFGTDSFWEGVDVPGRSLEQVIIARLPFKVPTEPVLEARAQAIEQRGGDPFMEYTVPQAVIRFKQGFGRLIRHRNDRGVVLILDSRVVKKGYGRMFLRSLPPARTVRGDSHEVFRAIGDFFKPELTD from the coding sequence ATGCTTGATTATTTTTCCCCTGACAGTATCGACCAGATCCGTTATGCCATTGCCCAGGCCGACGGCAATGAGGTTTTTGTGCTTGGCCAGACCGATGCCGAGCGGCGCATCGTGCAGGTCGAGGTTCTGGCTCGTGGTTCTGAAAGCGCGGTTCCCGCCATTCTGCAGACCTGTGGATATGGGGATATCGTTATCCACAACCATCCTTCCGGGGTGCTCAAACCCTCCTCTGCGGATATCTCCGTAGCCGCACAATTCGGGGCTTTGGGGGTCGGTTTCTACATTGTGAATAACTCTGTGGATAAGGTGTACAGGGTTGTGGAAGCCTTTGCCGACAAGGACCGGGAGCTGATTACTCCTGAGGCAGTCGGTCAACTGCTCGGCCCCGCCGGGATGATCGCCTCCAAGCTGCCCGACTACGAAGAGCGCCCTGAGCAGCTGCGTATGGCCTTTGCGGTCAGCGAGGCGTTTAATCGGGAGCAGCTGGCGGTGATTGAAGCCGGGACCGGGACCGGCAAAAGCCTGGCCTATCTGGTGCCAGCTCTGCTCTGGGCGCGGGCCAATCGCGAGCGGGTGGTGGTTTCGACCCGCACCATCAACCTGCAGGAGCAGCTGATCCGCAAAGATCTGCCGTTTCTGGGGAGGTCTACCGATCTGGAATTTTATGCGGTTCTGGTCAAAGGACGCAGCAACTATTATTGCCTGCGTCGCGGCGAAACTGCCGGGCGGGAACCGGGCCTGTTCGATCAGGATCTGGTCGAAGAATTTCAGCAGATCGCCCAGTGGGCGGAGACTACGGCCGACGGGTCGCGGGAAGACCTGTCTTTTATCCCCAACTATCAGGTCTGGGAAGAGGTCTGCTGCGAAGCCGATCAATGTGCCCGAGTCAAGTGTGCGCACTACAGCCGCTGTTTCTTCCACAAGGCCAGACGCCAGGCGGCGCGGGCCGATATCCTGGTGGTCAATCATGCTTTGTTGTTGTCGGATCTGGCCCTGCGCCAGCAGACCGACAACTATTCGGCGACCGCGGTGTTGCCCCCTTTCGAACGGATTATCCTTGACGAGGCCCACCACCTGGAAGATGTTGCGACCAGTTATTTTTCGTCCCAGGTGACCCGCTTTACCTTTGCCCGGGTGCTGCATCGGTTGCGTCATCCGCGCAAGGCCAATCAAGGGCTGCTGCCGCGTTTCCTGGATCAGCTCTCCAAAGAGCTGCCGCAGACCATGGACGAGCTGTACCGGCCGCTGCATGCCGAGATCGAATCCTTGCTGGTCAAGCGCCAGCAGCTGCTGGAAGAATCCCTCGATGAACTGCAGGGGATCGGCGAGTGGTTGCCGGGTGCCCTTGGCAAAAAGGTCACCGACAAATTTGAACTCAAGCACCGGGTCCTGCCCGAGTTTCGTGAAAGCCATCTCTGGGTGGAGTTGTGTGAACGGGTCGAGCGGTTGCGCAGGGGCTGCCAGGAGCTTGCCGACAAGCTGGCGGGCCTGCTGCGCCTCTGTGAACCCCTGCCGGACGCGGTTGCCGAAAAGCTCAATCCGACCATGGTCGACCTGGGCGGGATCGCCGGTCGCCTGGAAGGCCTGGCCGCCGATCTCGGTTCGTTTCAGGCCGCCGCCGACACCAGCTGTGTGTGGATCGAGATTCGCGAAGGGCGGGTTGGCCGCGGCAAGGGGTTGATCACCAGTCTTTGCCAGGCGCCGCTGGAAGTGGCCGATAGCCTCAACAAGGCCCTCTATCAGCGTTTTCGGACCCTGGTCATGACCAGCGCGACCCTGGCCGTAGCCGGAGCGTTCGGTTATTTCCATTCCCGGGTTGGTCTCGACCGGGTTGAGCCGGGGCGGTTGCGCGAGCTGGCCTTGGAATCTCCCTTCGATTACCAGCGTCAGGCCCTGGTGGCGATACCTACCGACCTGCCCGAACCGGGGCGGCCGAACTTTGCCGCCGCCGTCCGCGATGCGGTGGAAAAGGCGGTACTGTGCAGCCAGGGGCGGAGCTTTGTACTGTTTACCTCCTATGCCTTACTTCGCCAGGTGCATGACGAACTGGCCCCGGTGCTGCAGGCGCAGCGGCTGCATTGTTTGCGTCAGGGGCAGGAGAACCGCCACCGGCTGCTCAAACGTTTTGCCGAAGACGAGACCAGCGTACTGTTCGGGACCGATTCCTTCTGGGAAGGGGTCGATGTGCCGGGGCGGTCTCTCGAGCAAGTGATTATCGCCCGCCTGCCTTTTAAAGTGCCGACCGAGCCGGTCCTGGAAGCGCGTGCCCAGGCCATTGAACAGCGCGGCGGCGACCCATTCATGGAATATACCGTGCCCCAGGCCGTGATCCGTTTCAAGCAGGGGTTCGGCCGGTTGATCCGTCACCGCAATGATCGTGGCGTGGTGCTGATTCTCGATAGCCGGGTGGTTAAAAAAGGCTACGGACGGATGTTTCTGCGCTCTTTGCCTCCGGCTCGGACTGTCCGGGGTGACAGCCACGAGGTGTTCAGGGCGATCGGGGATTTTTTCAAACCGGAGCTAACAGACTAA
- a CDS encoding GDSL-type esterase/lipase family protein, whose amino-acid sequence MMKKLVGLLVGTLLLSGLWACDNKQQYLTPLRPNDVILAFGDSLTKGAGAAPELSYPAQLSRLIARKVINAGISGETSDEGARRLPGLLDDVKPDLVIICEGGNDILRKQDRGQLQENLRRMYEAAHQRDIQVVMIAVPQMGLLAKDLDLYRQLAEELKFPLLEDRLGELLFDRSYKSDAVHLNAQGYRKLAEAVADLLKSRGAI is encoded by the coding sequence ATGATGAAAAAGCTGGTTGGGCTGCTGGTAGGGACGCTTTTGCTGAGCGGACTCTGGGCCTGTGACAACAAGCAGCAATATCTCACGCCGTTGCGTCCGAATGACGTCATCCTGGCCTTCGGCGACAGTTTGACCAAAGGAGCGGGGGCGGCTCCGGAATTGAGCTATCCCGCCCAGTTGAGCCGGCTGATCGCGCGCAAGGTGATCAACGCCGGCATCTCCGGGGAAACCAGCGACGAAGGGGCACGCCGCCTGCCGGGATTGCTGGATGACGTAAAACCGGATCTGGTTATCATTTGCGAAGGCGGTAATGATATCCTGCGCAAGCAGGACCGCGGACAGTTGCAGGAGAATCTGCGCCGCATGTACGAAGCGGCCCATCAGCGGGATATCCAGGTGGTGATGATCGCGGTTCCGCAAATGGGGCTGCTGGCCAAGGATCTGGACCTCTATCGCCAGCTGGCCGAAGAGCTCAAGTTTCCCCTGCTGGAAGATCGGTTGGGGGAGCTGCTCTTTGATCGCAGCTATAAAAGCGATGCGGTCCATCTCAATGCGCAAGGATACCGTAAGCTTGCCGAAGCTGTGGCCGATCTGTTGAAAAGCCGCGGTGCAATATAG
- the radC gene encoding RadC family protein translates to MRRIKDWPADERPREKLLASGAEKLTDAELLALIIRTGDGSGKNSAVDLARALLSRFGSFRQLAAASISELCQQPGIGPAKAAEIQALFQIGRRFADQRLQPGQPYRSSQDAFLHFHERLCDYRKEVFVALLLDTKNRLLKEVRISEGSLNASIVHPREVFAPALKEAAAAILFVHNHPSGDPTPSREDLNITERLKQVGELMGVRVLDHVIIGKGEYVSLADRGLL, encoded by the coding sequence ATGCGGCGGATTAAAGATTGGCCGGCGGACGAGCGTCCGCGGGAGAAATTACTTGCGTCTGGAGCCGAGAAACTGACCGATGCCGAATTGCTGGCATTGATCATTCGTACCGGGGACGGCTCCGGGAAAAACAGCGCGGTCGACCTGGCGCGGGCGCTGCTCAGCCGGTTCGGTTCGTTTCGGCAACTGGCTGCAGCCAGTATCAGCGAACTTTGTCAGCAACCCGGCATCGGTCCGGCCAAAGCAGCGGAAATTCAGGCGCTGTTCCAGATCGGCCGGCGTTTTGCCGATCAGCGCCTGCAGCCGGGCCAGCCTTACCGGTCATCTCAGGATGCCTTCCTGCATTTCCATGAACGACTCTGCGATTACCGCAAAGAGGTGTTTGTCGCTCTGTTGTTGGACACCAAAAACCGGCTGTTAAAAGAGGTGCGCATCTCCGAAGGGAGTCTGAATGCGAGTATTGTCCATCCGCGGGAAGTCTTTGCCCCGGCCCTCAAGGAAGCGGCAGCCGCCATCCTCTTTGTCCACAACCACCCTTCCGGCGACCCGACGCCGAGCCGCGAAGATCTCAATATTACCGAACGGTTGAAACAGGTGGGCGAGTTGATGGGAGTGCGGGTGCTGGACCATGTCATTATCGGCAAGGGGGAGTATGTCAGCCTGGCTGACCGGGGGCTGCTCTGA
- a CDS encoding ferritin-like domain-containing protein, which translates to MPQEFIHQEAIKQAVESAKQIMCFYRKAAEMVADEGGKRVFNRLADEKRAHVERFFRYYKGTEFGSFDEFIVTPCNEEAAVVKELDGIISEEVKERKAREIALGKEQQMERILRSKAKNIVDPGVRIVFEQLALESQKHFAVIESEYARFMGMPHETDIDTYVRE; encoded by the coding sequence ATGCCGCAGGAATTCATTCATCAGGAAGCGATCAAACAGGCGGTTGAGAGTGCCAAACAGATCATGTGCTTTTATCGAAAGGCTGCGGAGATGGTTGCGGATGAAGGTGGAAAGAGGGTCTTCAACCGCCTGGCCGATGAAAAAAGGGCGCATGTCGAACGTTTTTTCCGCTATTACAAAGGGACTGAATTCGGCAGCTTTGACGAATTTATCGTGACCCCCTGCAATGAGGAGGCCGCGGTCGTGAAAGAACTCGACGGGATTATCAGCGAGGAAGTCAAAGAACGCAAGGCGCGGGAGATCGCCCTTGGCAAAGAACAGCAGATGGAACGGATTCTGCGCAGCAAAGCGAAGAATATCGTTGATCCCGGGGTGCGGATCGTTTTTGAGCAGCTGGCCCTGGAAAGCCAAAAGCATTTCGCGGTGATTGAATCGGAATACGCCCGGTTCATGGGGATGCCCCATGAGACCGATATCGATACCTATGTGAGGGAATAG
- a CDS encoding sigma-54-dependent transcriptional regulator — protein sequence MAEQFRNLLVIDDEGSMRHMLRLVLEQHQYRVSEAANGAEAINLLYKEKFDVILSDIRMPDMDGLTFLEQPEVRALTSTIIMMSAYGSVDTALECMKRGAYDYISKPFKPDEVILTLRKAEERQQLKVENRQLKQALSKQEQNFSIEHIIHASPKMQQLLKLVKVAAKADSPVLISGETGTGKELIAKALHSESARKGQFLAINCSAITAGLLESELFGHKKGAFTGADRDKEGLFSIAHGGTLFLDEIADLPLELQPKLLRVLQESEIRKVGATRSEKINTRVIAAAGTDLQGAVQQGTFRQDLYYRLAVVDVHLPPLRERPEDIVKLSEYFLAKSCQREKRPCPQLTEEAKQTLTRYPWPGNVRELENYIEKALIFSHGEQLDLPALRMRQPPPGGFDAEEYSLKVATRRLEEEYIRKALKKTDRNRTQAAQLLEISLRSLMYKIKDYEIE from the coding sequence ATGGCAGAGCAATTCCGTAATCTTCTGGTCATTGATGATGAAGGCTCCATGCGTCATATGCTGCGGCTGGTTCTGGAGCAGCACCAGTATCGGGTCAGTGAAGCCGCCAACGGTGCCGAGGCCATCAATCTGCTCTACAAGGAAAAGTTTGACGTCATTCTCTCCGATATCCGCATGCCGGACATGGACGGCCTGACCTTTCTGGAACAACCGGAAGTCCGTGCGCTCACCAGCACGATCATCATGATGAGCGCCTATGGCAGCGTCGATACCGCGTTGGAATGCATGAAACGCGGCGCCTACGATTACATTTCCAAACCCTTCAAGCCCGATGAAGTCATCCTGACCCTGCGTAAAGCCGAAGAGCGGCAGCAGCTGAAGGTTGAAAACCGGCAATTGAAGCAAGCGCTGTCGAAGCAGGAGCAAAACTTCTCCATCGAACACATCATCCATGCCAGCCCCAAAATGCAGCAGTTGCTTAAGCTGGTCAAAGTGGCGGCCAAAGCCGACTCGCCGGTGCTGATCAGCGGTGAAACCGGAACCGGCAAGGAATTGATCGCCAAAGCCCTGCACAGTGAAAGCGCCCGCAAAGGTCAGTTTTTGGCCATCAACTGCAGCGCCATCACCGCCGGGTTGCTGGAAAGCGAACTATTCGGACATAAAAAAGGGGCTTTTACCGGCGCAGACCGGGATAAGGAAGGATTGTTTTCCATCGCCCACGGCGGCACCCTGTTTCTGGATGAGATTGCCGACCTGCCCCTGGAGCTGCAACCAAAACTGTTGCGGGTTCTGCAGGAGAGTGAAATCAGGAAGGTGGGCGCCACCCGCTCGGAAAAAATCAATACCCGGGTGATTGCCGCCGCCGGCACCGACCTGCAGGGTGCGGTCCAGCAAGGAACCTTTCGCCAGGATCTGTATTACCGCCTGGCCGTGGTTGATGTGCACCTGCCGCCATTGCGCGAACGGCCTGAAGATATCGTCAAGCTGAGCGAATATTTCCTGGCCAAGAGCTGCCAGCGGGAGAAGCGGCCCTGCCCGCAGTTGACCGAAGAGGCCAAACAGACGCTGACCCGCTATCCCTGGCCCGGCAATGTCCGCGAGCTGGAAAACTATATTGAGAAAGCCCTCATCTTCAGCCACGGTGAACAGCTGGACCTGCCCGCGCTGCGCATGAGGCAGCCCCCCCCGGGAGGTTTCGATGCGGAAGAGTACTCCCTGAAGGTCGCCACCCGGCGGCTGGAAGAAGAGTATATTCGCAAGGCCTTGAAAAAAACCGACCGCAACCGGACCCAGGCCGCCCAGCTGCTGGAAATCAGCCTGCGCTCACTGATGTACAAGATCAAGGATTACGAGATCGAATGA